The Sphaeramia orbicularis chromosome 16, fSphaOr1.1, whole genome shotgun sequence genome window below encodes:
- the LOC115435137 gene encoding basic helix-loop-helix transcription factor scleraxis-like, with protein MTFAMLRTAPPAGRFLYGDIALLSEDDDENGSEGSGSDERNPNSSNFRLSSSSPSAFHIKVNRKRKLCGGGVGRLGPPVSPPTMPTEVRQRTAANARERDRTNSVNTAFTALRTLIPTEPADRKLSKIETLRLASSYISHLGNVLLLGEGLHDGQPCHAPSPPFFHVNSSPTRGSDQSTQPKHICTFCLSNQRKMNKDRDRKSAIRS; from the exons ATGACATTTGCCATGCTTCGCACGGCGCCCCCCGCGGGCCGCTTCCTGTACGGTGACATCGCCCTCCTTTCCGAAGACGACGATGAGAACGGCAGCGAAGGGTCAGGTTCCGACGAGAGGAACCCCAACTCCTCCAACTTCCGGCTGTCATCATCCTCGCCATCTGCCTTCCACATCAAGGTGAACAGGAAGAGGAAGCTGTGCGGGGGCGGAGTCGGCCGACTGGGCCCCCCAGTGTCACCTCCCACAATGCCCACAGAGGTTCGCCAGAGAACCGCCGCCAATGCCAGGGAGAGGGACCGCACCAACTCAGTCAACACGGCGTTCACAGCACTGCGCACGCTGATCCCCACGGAACCTGCAGACAG GAAACTGTCGAAAATTGAGACTCTACGTTTGGCAAGCAGCTACATCAGTCACCTGGGAAACGTGTTGCTCCTGGGGGAGGGTCTCCATGATGGACAGCCCTGCCATGCCCCCTCACCGCCGTTCTTCCATGTGAACTCCTCCCCCACCCGAGGATCCGACCAGTCGACTCAGCCCAAACACATCTGTACCTTCTGCCTCAGCAACCAAAGGAAAATG AATAAAGACAGAGACAGGAAGTCTGCAATCCGGAGCTAA